One genomic segment of Bifidobacterium breve DSM 20213 = JCM 1192 includes these proteins:
- a CDS encoding amino acid permease, which produces MADTNANGNAQQSGSKLKSVESLDQTNAMERGLSNRHVQFIAIGGTIGTGLFLGSGKSISLTGPSIVFVYILVGVIMFFLMRAIGEMMYRDPSQHTFINFITRYLGNGWGHFAGWTYWAALVLLGMTEITAVSTYFITFFDTFGIDLTHWKWLIELCFLVSLVSVNLIAVKVFGEVEFWFSMIKITLIGAMIVTAVVMIVIGYQYPAARIHGVDHVSPAGHAGLDNLFAGFSFAPNGWMAFLMSFQMVFFAYELLEFVGVTVSETKNPREVLPKAVNEIIVRVLIFYVGALVAIMCIVPWTSFKPNEDGSFASPFIMVFQYAGLNWASALVFFVVITAASSSLNSLLYSAGRHLYQLAEESPSPMLNKIGQVSDRKVPARAILVSAVLILLSPIVNAIPGVSGAFVLFSSASSAVFLFIYILTLVAHRKYRRSDDFIPDGFVMPVWKVLNTVAIAFFVFIYLTLFLADDTRNSAIAGLVWLIGFGGFSLLRERYRSRDLKAALEHKE; this is translated from the coding sequence ATGGCCGATACGAATGCGAACGGTAACGCGCAGCAGTCCGGGAGCAAGCTCAAGTCCGTCGAGAGCCTTGATCAGACCAATGCGATGGAACGAGGCCTCAGCAACCGCCATGTACAGTTCATCGCCATCGGCGGCACTATCGGCACCGGCCTGTTCCTGGGCTCCGGCAAATCGATCTCGCTGACCGGCCCCTCGATCGTCTTCGTGTATATCCTGGTCGGCGTCATCATGTTCTTCCTGATGCGCGCCATCGGCGAGATGATGTACCGCGACCCCAGCCAGCACACCTTCATCAATTTCATCACCCGCTACCTGGGCAACGGATGGGGGCATTTCGCCGGCTGGACGTATTGGGCCGCGCTCGTGCTGCTGGGCATGACCGAGATCACGGCCGTCTCCACGTACTTCATCACCTTCTTCGACACGTTCGGCATCGACCTGACCCATTGGAAATGGCTGATCGAGCTGTGTTTCCTGGTGTCGCTGGTGTCCGTCAACCTGATCGCCGTCAAGGTGTTCGGCGAGGTGGAGTTCTGGTTCTCGATGATCAAGATCACGCTGATCGGCGCGATGATCGTCACCGCCGTGGTCATGATCGTGATCGGCTACCAGTACCCGGCCGCGCGGATTCATGGCGTGGATCATGTGAGCCCGGCGGGCCACGCCGGACTCGACAACCTGTTCGCCGGCTTCTCGTTCGCCCCGAACGGCTGGATGGCCTTCCTCATGAGCTTCCAGATGGTGTTCTTCGCCTATGAGCTGCTCGAGTTCGTGGGCGTCACCGTCTCCGAGACCAAGAATCCTCGTGAGGTGCTGCCCAAAGCCGTCAACGAGATCATCGTGCGTGTGCTCATCTTCTACGTGGGCGCGCTCGTGGCCATCATGTGCATCGTGCCGTGGACCTCGTTCAAGCCGAACGAGGACGGCTCCTTCGCCTCCCCGTTCATCATGGTGTTCCAGTACGCCGGGCTGAACTGGGCGTCCGCCCTGGTGTTCTTCGTGGTGATCACCGCCGCGTCCTCGTCGCTCAATTCGCTGTTGTATTCCGCCGGTCGTCACCTGTACCAGCTGGCCGAAGAGTCGCCGAGCCCGATGCTCAATAAGATCGGTCAGGTTTCCGATCGCAAAGTGCCGGCGCGCGCAATTCTGGTGTCTGCAGTGCTGATTCTGCTCTCGCCGATTGTTAACGCCATTCCAGGTGTTTCCGGTGCATTCGTGCTGTTCTCGTCTGCCAGTTCCGCGGTGTTCCTATTTATTTACATTCTGACGCTGGTGGCACACCGGAAGTACCGTCGTTCGGACGACTTCATCCCGGACGGTTTCGTGATGCCTGTATGGAAGGTGCTGAACACAGTGGCGATTGCGTTCTTCGTGTTTATTTATCTGACGCTGTTCTTGGCGGACGATACGCGCAATTCCGCGATTGCCGGCTTGGTGTGGTTGATTGGCTTCGGTGGCTTCTCGCTGTTGCGCGAGCGTTACCGCAGTCGTGATTTGAAGGCCGCGCTAGAGCATAAGGAGTAG
- a CDS encoding ABC transporter permease, with the protein MATARHSHTGFPGGRPVKHLVKQRSQSVKRPVKQSESDDRGSSVSAVFVKDALRCWLRSWKRFVSIAVITLLGVAVLTGIYAGCRDAFLAASRFYGQQGLHDVQVLSTYGLTSDDAAALRRVEGVETVQPERSQTVTATVKGTKKTVTMQEIGTEGLDQPYLQQGDMPSKAGEVAVTQQFLNDSGLEIGDDLTVTPRSASSTVLVGAEDKSNRGSSKSSDGDTGTVGAAEDATTSNNEKEQSPQFPTELTITAVVLDPSDLNNPAGYSGMTAFRSTSSEDYVFFAPSDGVTGNVYTAISIAVAGASQYDTFSDDYDAAIKTVADRIESQIQTQRQKARRQQIVTSAQNTLDAAKADALKQLDEGQQQIDSNRAELEANETKLAESRTQLEQNKASITDGERQIAEGRAQIASARQQIAQGRQQIADARAQLESGKAQLTSARQQLDAAQAELTANRSKVEQGIAQIDQGVAQLDQMLQLIQQADDLLSQLDPNIDIDSSTWQTVKQLLTSLGITVPDVPSISSLRQQLDAKQNELQSQRSDAIKKKTELQQTLDGTIAPAQNTLDQQNAQLTAKEQEAAAGEAELNAKLAELESNAAQLETRSAQLEAQAAQLAGGKQQLEEGEKQLKDGEQQLEDGKQQLEDAQQELDEKRSEAESEFAKQQRCIDDVANARWYVQTRSSIDGFSSLKSDVSSIESIGRAFPVVFLLVAVLMSLTTMTRMVEEDRGLIGTYLGLGYGGMVVSLRYLLFALLACLVGGGIGLLVGFLGIPAFLLIVIKGLYILPDVRLEYDWGYGTAGILLFVVGVGVATALACRSEIRHTPAALMRPKAPKAGARILLERIRPVWNRLSFLGKVTARNIFRFKSRLLMTVGGVAGCTALIICGFAINDTVDTIGVKQYGQIYQYDLMVVSNDDDAAVMRKQVKKDGRTTETLNLRVDSAEMSNAAQESETIQLMAVPNNSLNKLNDMVTLEEAGDEGWFGLPNFFGASGGGTVTLDDSGVIVAQSAANSLGVHAGDTVTVSNGGSSRAKIKVAAVVRSLIGSDVYISERLYDQKFAAHDIDSSASDGESSTLTWNAMLAKLKGPDGEQAEYADRLGEESSVVKAVSCAHLEATFKFDLMAAVVALIVGLAGGLALVVLFTLANTNVSERVREMATLKVLGFYDREVHNYVNREMMILTGMGVVVGLPLGRWIGGLLTAALNMPSLYFEVEVHWYSYAIAVAVTLAFALLVQLFTNPVLDRIEPVSSLKSVE; encoded by the coding sequence ATGGCAACGGCAAGGCATTCTCATACCGGCTTCCCGGGTGGCCGACCTGTGAAACATCTCGTGAAACAGAGAAGCCAATCTGTGAAACGTCCCGTGAAACAATCTGAATCCGATGATCGCGGATCCAGCGTCTCCGCCGTGTTTGTCAAAGATGCCTTGCGTTGTTGGCTGCGCAGCTGGAAACGATTCGTGTCTATCGCCGTCATCACCCTACTCGGTGTGGCCGTGCTGACCGGCATCTACGCCGGTTGCCGTGATGCCTTTCTGGCTGCAAGCCGCTTTTACGGTCAGCAAGGACTGCACGATGTGCAGGTGCTGTCCACCTACGGTTTGACCAGTGACGATGCGGCGGCGCTGCGTCGCGTCGAAGGCGTGGAAACCGTGCAGCCGGAGCGCTCGCAGACGGTGACCGCTACGGTGAAAGGCACGAAGAAGACCGTCACCATGCAGGAAATCGGTACCGAAGGTTTGGATCAGCCGTATCTGCAGCAAGGGGATATGCCGAGCAAGGCCGGCGAAGTGGCGGTTACGCAGCAATTCCTCAACGACAGCGGGCTTGAGATTGGCGATGACCTCACTGTGACGCCGCGGTCCGCATCCTCAACCGTTCTGGTGGGCGCAGAGGATAAGAGCAACCGCGGCTCCAGTAAAAGCTCTGATGGAGATACGGGCACCGTGGGTGCTGCGGAAGACGCCACCACGAGCAACAACGAAAAAGAGCAGTCCCCGCAGTTCCCCACCGAACTCACCATTACCGCAGTAGTGCTTGACCCAAGCGACCTCAACAATCCAGCCGGCTATTCCGGCATGACCGCGTTCCGGTCCACCTCGTCCGAGGATTATGTGTTCTTTGCGCCCAGTGATGGCGTGACCGGCAATGTATACACGGCAATATCCATTGCGGTCGCAGGCGCGTCCCAATATGACACGTTCTCCGATGACTACGATGCCGCAATCAAAACCGTGGCTGACCGCATCGAGAGTCAGATACAAACCCAGCGGCAGAAAGCCCGCCGCCAACAAATCGTCACAAGCGCTCAGAACACGCTCGATGCAGCCAAGGCTGATGCGCTCAAGCAGCTTGACGAAGGCCAGCAGCAGATCGACAGTAATCGTGCTGAGCTGGAGGCCAACGAGACGAAGCTCGCAGAGAGCCGAACGCAACTCGAACAGAACAAAGCCTCCATCACTGACGGCGAGCGGCAAATAGCCGAAGGCCGCGCGCAAATAGCTTCCGCGCGTCAGCAGATTGCACAAGGTCGGCAGCAGATAGCCGATGCACGCGCACAGCTCGAGTCCGGCAAAGCCCAACTCACCAGCGCCAGGCAACAACTCGATGCCGCGCAGGCTGAGCTGACCGCCAACCGGAGCAAGGTCGAACAAGGCATTGCGCAAATCGACCAAGGTGTGGCACAACTTGACCAGATGCTGCAGCTTATCCAGCAAGCCGATGATCTGCTATCCCAGCTCGATCCGAATATCGATATCGATTCATCCACATGGCAGACTGTGAAACAGCTGCTCACCAGTCTGGGAATCACTGTGCCCGACGTGCCGTCCATCAGTTCGCTGAGACAACAGTTAGATGCCAAACAGAATGAACTGCAATCGCAGCGCAGCGACGCGATCAAGAAAAAAACCGAACTGCAGCAAACCTTGGATGGCACGATTGCCCCCGCGCAGAACACCTTGGACCAGCAGAATGCGCAGTTAACGGCCAAAGAACAGGAAGCTGCAGCCGGAGAAGCGGAGCTCAACGCCAAGTTAGCCGAGCTCGAATCGAATGCCGCACAACTGGAAACGCGGTCGGCGCAGCTTGAAGCGCAGGCCGCGCAACTGGCCGGCGGCAAACAGCAGCTTGAAGAGGGTGAAAAGCAGCTGAAAGACGGAGAACAGCAGCTTGAGGACGGCAAACAGCAGCTGGAGGATGCCCAACAAGAGCTGGATGAGAAACGCAGCGAGGCGGAGAGCGAGTTCGCCAAACAGCAGCGCTGTATCGACGACGTGGCCAACGCGCGCTGGTACGTGCAGACGCGTTCCTCAATCGATGGATTCAGTTCGCTCAAGTCAGACGTCAGCTCCATCGAGTCCATAGGCCGCGCATTCCCGGTGGTGTTCTTGCTGGTCGCCGTGCTGATGAGCTTGACCACCATGACCCGCATGGTCGAAGAAGATCGCGGACTTATCGGCACGTATCTGGGTCTTGGCTATGGCGGCATGGTCGTTTCTCTGCGATACTTGCTGTTCGCGTTGCTCGCTTGCCTAGTCGGTGGTGGCATAGGCCTGCTGGTCGGGTTCCTTGGTATCCCGGCATTCCTACTGATTGTGATTAAAGGGCTGTATATATTGCCGGACGTGCGGCTTGAATACGACTGGGGGTACGGCACCGCCGGCATCCTATTGTTCGTGGTTGGTGTGGGTGTGGCCACCGCACTTGCCTGTCGTAGCGAAATTCGGCACACACCTGCCGCGCTGATGCGACCGAAAGCGCCAAAGGCCGGCGCCCGTATTCTGCTGGAACGTATCAGGCCGGTATGGAACAGGCTGAGCTTCTTGGGCAAGGTCACCGCACGCAATATCTTCCGGTTCAAGTCGCGCCTGTTGATGACCGTGGGTGGTGTGGCCGGCTGCACTGCACTGATTATCTGCGGATTTGCGATTAACGACACCGTGGACACCATCGGCGTCAAACAGTATGGGCAGATCTATCAATACGACTTGATGGTGGTGTCGAATGACGATGATGCGGCCGTGATGCGCAAGCAGGTCAAAAAGGATGGACGGACCACCGAAACGTTGAACTTGCGCGTGGATAGTGCGGAGATGAGCAATGCTGCTCAAGAAAGCGAAACCATCCAGTTGATGGCGGTACCCAATAATTCGCTGAACAAATTGAACGATATGGTCACCTTGGAAGAGGCCGGCGATGAGGGATGGTTTGGACTGCCTAACTTCTTCGGCGCATCAGGGGGCGGCACTGTGACGCTGGATGACAGTGGTGTGATTGTGGCGCAATCCGCTGCCAATTCGTTGGGCGTGCACGCTGGCGATACCGTTACCGTGAGCAACGGCGGTAGCAGCCGCGCTAAGATAAAGGTCGCCGCGGTGGTGCGCAGCCTCATCGGATCTGATGTGTACATCAGTGAGCGGCTGTACGACCAGAAATTTGCGGCACATGACATTGACTCATCTGCCTCGGATGGTGAGTCTTCCACTCTGACTTGGAACGCGATGCTTGCCAAACTGAAGGGTCCCGATGGGGAACAGGCCGAGTATGCGGATCGGCTGGGTGAGGAATCATCGGTGGTGAAGGCCGTGAGTTGTGCGCATCTGGAGGCTACGTTCAAATTCGATTTGATGGCCGCCGTAGTGGCGCTGATTGTGGGGCTTGCCGGCGGATTGGCGTTGGTGGTGCTGTTTACGCTGGCCAACACGAACGTATCCGAGCGCGTACGCGAGATGGCCACGCTTAAGGTGCTGGGCTTCTATGACCGTGAAGTGCACAACTACGTGAATCGCGAGATGATGATTCTGACCGGCATGGGAGTGGTGGTCGGATTGCCGCTCGGTCGCTGGATTGGCGGGCTTCTGACGGCTGCGCTGAATATGCCGTCACTGTACTTTGAAGTGGAAGTGCATTGGTACAGCTATGCGATTGCTGTGGCGGTCACGTTGGCATTCGCGCTGCTGGTGCAGCTGTTCACCAACCCAGTGCTTGACCGGATTGAGCCGGTCAGTTCGCTCAAGTCCGTGGAATGA
- a CDS encoding ABC transporter ATP-binding protein, whose protein sequence is MAYIEFDKVVKEYPSGGTSIRALDEASFTADQGELTVILGQSGAGKTTALNILGGMDTATSGRVVVGERDITGLRKRDLITYRRNDVGFVFQFYNLVPNLTALENVELASQICPDHFDPAETLRKVGLGERMNNFPGQLSGGEQQRVSIARAIAKKPKLLLCDEPTGALDYETGKEVLQLLQDICRDEGMTVMIITHNSALAPMAHKVIHFRSGTVTSEEINTAPQPIADIEW, encoded by the coding sequence ATGGCGTATATCGAATTTGACAAGGTGGTCAAGGAATACCCGTCTGGCGGCACGTCGATTCGCGCGCTTGATGAGGCAAGTTTCACCGCCGATCAGGGCGAGCTGACAGTGATTCTTGGGCAATCCGGTGCCGGTAAAACCACGGCATTGAATATTTTGGGCGGTATGGATACCGCGACTTCCGGCCGTGTGGTGGTTGGCGAGCGTGATATCACGGGCTTGCGGAAGCGAGACTTGATTACGTATCGCCGCAACGACGTCGGCTTTGTATTCCAGTTCTATAACTTGGTGCCAAATCTCACCGCCCTGGAGAACGTGGAACTCGCCTCGCAGATTTGTCCCGACCATTTCGACCCGGCTGAAACGCTGCGCAAAGTCGGACTGGGGGAGCGCATGAATAACTTCCCGGGCCAGCTGTCCGGCGGCGAGCAGCAGCGCGTCTCCATCGCCCGCGCAATCGCCAAGAAGCCGAAGCTGCTGTTGTGCGATGAGCCGACCGGCGCCCTTGATTACGAGACCGGCAAGGAAGTGTTGCAGCTATTGCAGGATATCTGCCGCGACGAGGGAATGACCGTGATGATCATCACCCATAATTCCGCGCTCGCGCCGATGGCTCACAAGGTGATTCACTTCCGTTCCGGAACCGTGACCAGCGAGGAAATCAATACTGCGCCGCAGCCCATCGCAGACATCGAGTGGTAG
- a CDS encoding amino acid permease, with protein sequence MSTTDAPKKPRETDDVPVPATLRKSLKNRHIQLIALGGAIGTGLFYGSSESIALAGPSILLAYLIGGFAIFMIVRALSEMSVEDPKAGAFSYYATRYWSKRAGFISGWNYWFNYILVSMVELAVVGSFVNYWFPAIPTWVSAAVFLVLITAANLLGVSKFGEFEFWFAIIKIVAVIAMIIGGLAVIIFALPTASGIKASFANWFTVGGGFFPNGLMGHTDNGWTGLLMALVVVMFSFGGTELIGITAGETEDPRTTIPRATNDIIWRILVFYIGALGVIMAVVPWNTIDGKSSPFVQIFDSVGIHAAAGILNFVCLTAVMSVYNSGLYANSRMLYSLAKQGNAPAYLGKLNSKGVPVAGVLTSAVITAIAVVVVFVWPEFAFNYLMSIATIAGIINWTMIMFTEMKFRKVVEAGGAPEDSNLAGKSGQEALDAIHFKLPFAKVTPWVVLVFLALVVVLMCFSASYRIAVIAGVIWLAILFVAYQITQAKK encoded by the coding sequence ATGAGCACTACTGACGCGCCTAAGAAGCCGCGCGAAACCGACGATGTGCCGGTACCCGCGACCCTGCGCAAATCATTGAAAAATCGCCATATCCAGCTAATCGCCCTCGGCGGCGCCATCGGCACCGGCCTGTTTTACGGTTCCAGCGAATCCATCGCCCTAGCCGGCCCATCGATTCTGCTGGCCTACCTCATCGGCGGCTTCGCAATCTTCATGATTGTGCGTGCACTGAGCGAAATGTCCGTCGAGGACCCTAAGGCGGGCGCATTCAGCTACTATGCCACCCGCTACTGGTCCAAGCGCGCCGGCTTCATCTCCGGCTGGAACTACTGGTTCAACTACATTCTCGTTTCAATGGTGGAACTGGCCGTAGTTGGCAGCTTTGTGAACTACTGGTTCCCGGCAATCCCGACGTGGGTCTCCGCAGCCGTGTTCCTGGTGCTCATCACCGCTGCAAACCTGCTGGGCGTCTCCAAATTTGGCGAGTTCGAGTTCTGGTTTGCCATTATCAAGATCGTGGCCGTAATCGCCATGATTATCGGTGGCCTCGCAGTCATCATCTTTGCCCTGCCTACCGCCTCCGGCATCAAGGCAAGCTTCGCCAACTGGTTCACCGTGGGCGGTGGTTTCTTCCCGAACGGACTCATGGGCCACACTGATAATGGGTGGACCGGCCTGCTGATGGCACTGGTCGTGGTGATGTTCAGCTTCGGCGGCACCGAACTCATCGGCATCACCGCCGGCGAAACCGAAGATCCGAGGACCACGATTCCGCGTGCCACCAACGACATCATCTGGCGAATCCTCGTGTTCTACATCGGCGCTTTGGGCGTGATCATGGCTGTGGTGCCGTGGAACACCATCGACGGCAAATCCAGCCCGTTCGTGCAGATCTTCGACTCCGTGGGCATTCACGCGGCCGCCGGAATCCTCAACTTCGTGTGCCTGACCGCCGTGATGAGCGTCTACAACTCCGGCCTGTACGCCAACTCACGCATGCTGTACTCGCTGGCCAAGCAGGGTAACGCCCCCGCATACCTCGGCAAGCTCAACTCCAAGGGCGTACCGGTGGCCGGCGTGCTGACTTCCGCCGTGATTACCGCCATCGCCGTGGTTGTGGTGTTCGTGTGGCCTGAGTTCGCGTTCAATTATCTGATGTCGATTGCCACCATCGCCGGCATTATCAATTGGACGATGATTATGTTCACCGAGATGAAGTTCCGCAAGGTGGTGGAAGCCGGTGGCGCTCCGGAAGACTCCAACCTGGCCGGCAAGTCCGGGCAGGAGGCGCTCGACGCGATTCACTTCAAGCTGCCGTTTGCCAAGGTGACCCCATGGGTGGTGCTGGTATTCCTGGCACTGGTTGTGGTGTTGATGTGCTTCTCCGCCAGCTACCGCATCGCTGTTATCGCCGGCGTAATCTGGCTGGCCATCCTCTTCGTGGCATACCAAATCACTCAGGCAAAGAAATAA
- a CDS encoding YesL family protein has protein sequence MNWLAPDSKFMRAWSNLIDGVWVNILMLVTSIPIITIGAALTAGHDACRRSIEGEGKGVTANYFRSFKANFVKATLLWLPFLVVLIALAWSWIVLQFTPLLIIKFALTIIWLIGFEWVFALQARFENTVAGTLKNAFIFGISHIAMTAALVVVDAVFVALLVGSWFYMPGGLFLLVILGYGTMLMLHIPVTERVFKPYLQQ, from the coding sequence ATGAACTGGCTGGCACCGGATTCGAAATTCATGCGCGCGTGGAGCAATCTCATCGATGGCGTATGGGTCAATATTCTGATGCTGGTCACATCCATTCCGATTATCACCATCGGTGCGGCTCTGACTGCCGGCCATGATGCTTGCCGTCGCTCCATCGAGGGAGAGGGCAAAGGCGTCACAGCCAACTACTTCCGCTCATTCAAGGCTAATTTCGTCAAGGCCACATTGCTGTGGCTGCCGTTCCTGGTGGTGCTGATCGCTTTGGCCTGGTCGTGGATTGTGCTGCAATTCACCCCGCTGCTCATCATCAAGTTCGCGCTTACCATCATCTGGCTCATCGGCTTTGAGTGGGTATTCGCGTTGCAGGCCCGGTTTGAGAACACCGTGGCCGGTACCCTGAAGAACGCCTTTATTTTCGGTATTTCCCATATCGCGATGACCGCGGCGCTTGTCGTCGTGGACGCTGTGTTCGTGGCGTTGCTGGTGGGTAGTTGGTTCTATATGCCTGGAGGCTTGTTCCTGTTGGTGATCCTCGGCTACGGCACCATGCTGATGCTCCACATCCCCGTTACCGAGCGCGTCTTCAAGCCGTATCTTCAACAATAA
- a CDS encoding carbohydrate ABC transporter permease: protein MNENKPVKHGALWTVLFAVVSLFWIFPIVLVLINSFKQKAYISKNAFSLPAGKAFVGFENYVRGVETTQFFASFGWTLLITVGSVILILVCTSMCAWWIVRVNNWAAKLLYTLFLFNMIVPFQMVMFTLSKIADMLKLNTPWGLCIVYLGFGAGLAVFIFTGVIKGIPAELEESAMIDGASVPRIFFQIVVPIMKPSIVSVAILEAMWIWNDYLLPYLTLDLGKYKTISVAVQYLKGGYGSVDMGAMMACLVLAIIPIIVFYLVCQKYIVSGVMAGAVKG, encoded by the coding sequence ATGAACGAGAACAAGCCTGTGAAGCACGGCGCGTTGTGGACTGTCCTGTTCGCCGTCGTCTCTCTATTCTGGATCTTCCCGATTGTTCTGGTGTTGATCAACTCCTTCAAACAAAAGGCGTACATCTCCAAGAATGCGTTCTCTTTGCCGGCGGGCAAGGCGTTCGTGGGATTCGAAAACTATGTGCGCGGTGTTGAGACTACGCAGTTCTTCGCCTCGTTCGGTTGGACGCTGCTGATCACGGTTGGCTCGGTAATCCTGATTCTGGTGTGTACTTCGATGTGCGCGTGGTGGATCGTGCGCGTGAACAACTGGGCGGCCAAGCTTCTCTACACTCTATTCCTGTTCAACATGATTGTGCCGTTCCAGATGGTGATGTTCACCCTCTCCAAGATTGCTGACATGCTGAAGCTCAATACCCCATGGGGTCTGTGCATTGTGTACCTCGGATTCGGCGCCGGTCTGGCCGTGTTCATCTTCACCGGTGTGATCAAGGGCATTCCGGCCGAGCTTGAGGAATCCGCCATGATTGATGGCGCTTCCGTTCCGCGTATCTTCTTCCAGATTGTGGTGCCGATTATGAAGCCGTCGATTGTTTCGGTGGCCATCCTCGAAGCCATGTGGATCTGGAACGACTACCTGCTGCCATACCTGACGCTCGACCTAGGTAAGTACAAGACCATTTCGGTGGCTGTGCAGTATCTCAAGGGCGGTTACGGTTCTGTGGATATGGGAGCCATGATGGCCTGCCTGGTTCTGGCAATCATCCCCATCATCGTCTTCTACCTGGTATGCCAGAAGTATATTGTGAGTGGAGTTATGGCGGGCGCAGTGAAAGGCTGA
- a CDS encoding carbohydrate ABC transporter permease, producing MISMAGKAIRRWWALFALPTFAAFIIGFLVPFIMGVYLSFCEFTTVTDGEWIGLKNYTKALKDKEFLHALGFSTAFTIVTTIVINVIAFAIAYMLTKAIKGSTLFRSVFFMPNLIGGIILGYIWLLLLNGVLAHWGRALTYKASYGFWGLVILVCWQQIGYMMIIYIAGLQALPTDVLEAAAVDGANGRQTMFRIIIPLMMPSITVCSFLTVTNGFKLYDQNLALTNGAPSNMSEGLALNITRTFYGRMGWEGVGQAKAVLFFILVAVIALIQNKLTTSKEVAA from the coding sequence ATGATCAGCATGGCGGGCAAGGCAATACGCCGGTGGTGGGCGCTGTTTGCGCTACCCACGTTTGCCGCATTCATCATCGGGTTTTTGGTGCCCTTCATCATGGGCGTCTACTTGAGCTTCTGCGAATTCACCACCGTCACCGATGGCGAATGGATAGGGCTCAAGAACTACACCAAGGCGCTGAAGGACAAGGAATTCCTGCACGCATTGGGTTTCTCCACTGCATTCACCATCGTGACCACCATCGTGATCAACGTGATCGCTTTCGCCATCGCCTATATGCTGACCAAGGCGATCAAGGGCTCCACGCTGTTCCGCTCGGTGTTCTTTATGCCGAACCTGATCGGCGGCATTATCTTGGGCTACATCTGGCTGCTGCTGCTGAACGGCGTGCTGGCCCACTGGGGCCGCGCCTTGACCTATAAGGCATCCTACGGATTCTGGGGTTTGGTCATTCTGGTGTGCTGGCAGCAAATCGGTTACATGATGATCATCTATATCGCCGGCTTGCAGGCGCTGCCCACCGATGTGCTGGAGGCGGCGGCCGTGGATGGTGCCAATGGACGGCAGACCATGTTCCGTATCATCATTCCGTTGATGATGCCGTCCATCACGGTCTGCTCCTTCCTGACCGTGACCAACGGTTTCAAGCTGTACGATCAGAACCTCGCATTGACTAATGGTGCGCCGAGCAATATGTCTGAAGGCCTGGCGCTGAACATCACCCGCACCTTCTACGGCCGTATGGGCTGGGAGGGCGTCGGCCAGGCGAAGGCCGTGCTGTTCTTCATTCTGGTTGCGGTAATCGCCCTTATTCAGAACAAGCTCACCACGAGCAAGGAGGTGGCAGCCTGA
- a CDS encoding LacI family DNA-binding transcriptional regulator, translating to MTTSIQDVAQKAGVSISTVSRSFTRPDLVSTKTRERVLAIADELNFSLFRSAAALKSGRSLRIAVLMSGHIRLWFTASVIEGLNEVLHAAGYDISVFQISSIEERREFFEMLPVRRNADAVIVVSFDIDNNEITQLASADVPIIGINSVDPEVRGFTAAVNINDVQGSTLAARHLINLGHRDIAYISTDRDVSLNFSVQNRFGAFTECCRNEGIEPQVIVCKVDDAGRYQISDVVTQLMSLPKLPTAIACQEDGIALPLMFQLERNGLSVPGDVSLIGYDDSFYTDDIGLTTIRQNPVGMARKAAHMTLDLIEEKPVDEPYVVAPAHLVVRSSTAKIR from the coding sequence ATGACCACAAGTATCCAAGATGTCGCCCAGAAGGCCGGCGTATCCATTTCCACTGTGTCACGCTCGTTCACCAGACCGGATCTGGTCTCGACTAAAACCCGCGAGCGCGTGCTTGCCATCGCCGACGAACTCAATTTTTCCCTGTTCCGTTCGGCAGCGGCCTTGAAATCAGGCCGATCACTGCGCATCGCGGTACTGATGAGTGGTCACATTCGCCTATGGTTCACCGCTTCAGTAATTGAGGGGCTCAACGAAGTGCTGCATGCTGCGGGATACGATATTTCGGTATTCCAAATCTCCAGCATCGAGGAACGCCGCGAATTCTTTGAAATGCTGCCAGTACGCCGCAACGCGGATGCCGTTATCGTGGTGTCTTTCGACATCGACAATAACGAAATCACTCAGCTGGCCTCGGCGGATGTGCCGATCATCGGCATCAACTCGGTCGATCCTGAAGTGCGTGGGTTCACCGCCGCCGTCAACATCAACGATGTACAGGGCTCCACGCTAGCGGCTCGCCATCTGATCAACCTTGGCCACCGCGATATTGCATATATCAGCACCGACCGCGATGTGTCGCTCAACTTCTCCGTGCAAAACCGATTCGGCGCCTTCACGGAATGCTGCCGCAACGAGGGCATCGAACCGCAGGTCATCGTCTGCAAGGTGGATGATGCCGGCCGTTACCAAATCAGCGATGTGGTCACCCAACTGATGAGTCTGCCTAAGCTGCCCACTGCCATCGCCTGCCAGGAAGACGGCATTGCTCTGCCGCTCATGTTCCAGCTGGAGCGCAACGGTCTCTCCGTGCCGGGCGATGTATCGCTTATCGGCTATGACGACAGCTTCTACACCGACGACATCGGCCTGACCACGATTCGCCAGAATCCAGTAGGCATGGCCCGCAAAGCCGCGCACATGACGCTCGACCTCATCGAGGAAAAGCCCGTCGACGAACCGTACGTCGTGGCGCCAGCTCACCTTGTGGTTCGTTCCTCTACCGCCAAGATCCGCTAG